The Lolium rigidum isolate FL_2022 chromosome 1, APGP_CSIRO_Lrig_0.1, whole genome shotgun sequence region TGAAATATGGATTTCTGCAAAGTAGAAGACAATAGATAAAAGTATTGGTGACAATATCTTGCAGGTGGCATGAATGGCTCCATAATCTATGAAGTTGACAGGCCTGAAAACACTGGACTAAGTAAACCTTTAAAGGTTTTTTTGTTCTTCAGAAAGTACCTTTACAGCACATCTGTCTTCTTTGCTTGTTGTCATAGATAGTGCCATTTCCTACTAGAACACCTACCTTGACATATCTGTTTCATTGCTTTAAATCTGAACAGATACTACGAAAAGCAAAAGAAGGAATCGACCAGGTTCAGCAAGGTATGTACTTCACACATTGTTTTCTGTATTTAACTTAACCTTTTCTCTATCCTGAAGTCAAACCTATTATTGTTCCGTATAGTGTCATGGGCGGACTTGATTGCAGTGGCTGGTGCCGAGGCAGTTGCACTTTGCGGAGGGCCTGAAATTCCAGTAAGGCTAGGCCGATTAGATTCCAGGTGCAATAGTGGCTTCCTCATTTTTATAATATTCTTCTTAAATAACACGTTCCTCATGTAGCACTGCTGATCCTGCTGGTAAACTCCCCGAGGAAACGTTGGATATAGTTGCCTTGAAAACATCATTCAGCAAAAAGGGCTTTTCGTGAGTCCCGCTTTTGTCTAACAACTTCTGCGAATTTCTGTTATTTTTTGCATAGTTcctaatgaaacttggctctggtGGCAAAAGTATAATTTTCCCCATGATTTTGCCAATTATTCCATAAAGCAGCTCGTGCACATCCGTGCCTAAGCAAATCGATACTTGGCAGGGTACAGGAGATGGTCGTTTTATCTGGAGCACACACAATTGGGGGTAAAGGATTCGGGAATCCAAATGGTTTTGATAACACCTATTTCAAAATACTCCTCGAGAAGCCACAGCCGACTTCATGTAAGTGATTGTGATATTACCACCATGCCTTTAACTCGCTTTGTAAACCATCCTGATGCATATGCAATGTACTTATGTGTGGTGTTCTTTTGTGAAGCCGGCATGCCTATAGGGCTACCCACGGATTGGGCACTCACTAAAGATGATGAATGCTTAAGGTATTCTCTTGAACCAGACAGCCGACTTCTTTccgataaagaaaaaaaaaaaagaggctgTTTTGCTTAACTTTACATATCATTTTTAAGGTTCATGACTATCTTAGAACCGAATTATTtggtttgtatgaagaaatgtcaGAGAAGTTCGGGGTAGTCCTAGCTTGTAATATGGTGTAGATCATTCACAATCTTCGAAACACCATTCACTTGCCCTTCTGTTTATCTTGAATGACATTCGAAACTGCTTGCAGATGGATCAATATCTATGCGGAGGACCAGGATAAATTTTTCGCTGACTTCAGGGATGCATACACCAAGCTTGTAAATAGCGGAGCCTCGTGGAGAACGGCTTAGTTCGAATTAGCAAGTCCTCTTTTTGTCGAAATTTAGGTGTCATTCCgacctctgcatcggttgatgcacaaaACTGTGAAATTACCAAGTCTGTAAAACTTTGCTCGCAGCATCTGCTTGCGCATTCTTTACTCTGCGCTGTATATTGATGTGGCTCGTCTGGAGCTTTAGGAAATTTACAGCAAACTAAATTTTGTCTCTCTCACGCTGCGCGCACAATTGTGGTACTACATACAGTGCTGTTGTTAGTGTTTGTTTACACAGATAAATTTTATTTATTCTACTGTAGTACCAGACAATGTCCTTACTGAGTCGACGACAAGAGAAATGAAATGGTTAAGGTTATGTTTAGAATGTGTAAAATTGTACAGTACAAAAAATCTTGTAAAAAGTTCACAAGAGAACACTTCAAATTCACCTAGAAAATGTTCAGTGTCTGACCGAGTCTAGCCCACACAAATGACACGAGCCGATACAGAGATGACAGCGAAGCATGTCATGAACCACACACTGGCGTCCATGTGTACCGACGGCTTCGCATGATTagcagagagagaaaaaaaaaccgAGATCGATGTAGGCAGAAACCAAACGATAAGCTCGATCAGTGGCTGGTCCTCTCCCTCTGTCCATGCACAGCTAGAGCTGCTGCAGCCAGGGCCAAGAAGAAGCAGACGATGGAATGAGGCCCACGGCGGCAACCAGACCTTCCGTCTTCCTCGCGGCGAGGCACCAACCACCAATCCCCACGTCGTCAagggcagcagcaggagcagtaGCAGCAGTCGATCCATGCAAGCAATTCAAGAACAAGCAGAAGCGCACCTTCCGGTCATGGCGAGCCGCGTCGGCaggcagcagcaacggcggcggcgatgaGTACGGCACAGGGAAGTCCGTGTCGACGGTAGCAGCGACACCTGGaaggaggcgggcgcggctgtcgGCGAGGCGGCGGGAGAGCATCAGGCTCCTGGACGTGCTGCcggaccagggcggcgcggcggacggcatcggcatcggcgagTTCCTGCGGCACCCCGCCGGCGTGGAGTCCCTGCTCAACACCAGGGCGCTGCAGAGCTTCGCTCCGGTGGAGCCGGAGTCTGGCCCGGCCGGCACGTTCAGGTGCACGCTGCAACCCATGGGGTTCTTGGGATTCCAGGTCGCCCCCGTCCTCGACCTCCGCGTCGCCCCGACCCGCGACGACTGCACCGTCGAGATGCTCTCCTGCAGGGTACGATGTATGGTGAATTATTTCCATGGATCGTTTCTCAATGCAAATGAACGGCCGCTAAACTGTTTTCAGTTTGTGTTTGGTGACAGTTTGAGGGTTCAGACTCGATTGAGCAGCAGAATGAactcttttcaggttcttcttccatACTTAATTCTCTCTTTTGTGTATTCTAGAAAACAGATTCTCTCTTTTGTGCTAGAGAGCTAATTGATATTCTCCAAAGCCAATTTATCTCTGTTAGTGGTACAATGGTTTCATCAGTTAGTTAGTACAGTATGAGCGTTCGCATTTTGGGCAATAGTTCATGCTAGATGTCTCTGCCCAATAGTGCCATCACCATGATCAGTTAGTTGTTCTGCCGAAAACAAAAATCTCTTAGCTTAGTCTATGAAGAACTGTATCGTAAGTACTCCAATTTATCTGAGTTGGAGCTTTGGATGTTGGCAGCGGTTATGAGAAACCACATAACATGGGGAGACAACGGTGAACAGGAGCCATGCTTGGACATCGATGTTAATTTGGAGGTCACTCTGGAGGTGTGCATTCAGATTCAGTTCAGTAATACAGTAAAGTACACAAATACGAATGAGATGACAATCTCACCAATTTTGTATGTGAAATTTCACCTTGATGCATGGCACCAACTACTAAGAGATTTTTCGATAATGAACTACTAAGAGATGCTTAGCTGCAAATTATGATCCGAGCAATGAGTTGAGGACACGAATTTCTACAAGCAGAACCTCAAGTTCTCCATATGTTGATTTTCAGGTGTACACGAAGCCATTCAGCTTGCTCCCGTTGTCAGCTGTGGAGAAGCCAGGCAACCTGTAAGGCCCTGTATTCCTTGCAACTTTCTGAAATTAAGAACACAAGGGCTCTCCTGAAGTCCTGATGCTTATAAAGTTGTAAGAACTCCTAGCTTTTGAAAACATCGGTACGCCCATCAGGATGCTTAAGCGCATAATGAACACCTCAGTTGAAGCCATTTGATTCCACATGTTATGAAACTGAATTTTATCATCGTCACTTCGATTTCACTAACATTGGTATGCACTGCACTTTTGGCAGGCTGATGCAAGGCCTGCTTGACAGGCTCGTCCCTTTGCTGGGTGAGCAGCTGCTCAAGGACTACCATTCCTGGGTTCAGCAGCAGCCTCGCTCTTCCTCATGAGTGATCACCGAAAGCCTGAAACTAACACTACTAGCAGATTCCTGGGTTCATAGCTGGATGGATTCAGAAATTcagccggcggcagcatcaagaaTGATGAGGAAACATTCGTGCATTCATAGGCACCTTGTTAAATTTGTGGCCGTGGGTAATTAATTGATGTACCTGGATTGATGTTTACACGATACAATATAGTTGATCAGGTTTGGTTATGTTCATGCTGCAAATCTATGAGGGTTCCTATCTTCATGAAACCGAATAAGCAATGCTAACATTAATCACCACGTTTTCGTTAGCATCAATGTATCAGCTTCACGGACAACAATGAAAGCTCGATTTGCCTTCAAATCATCCTAGAGCACTAAACGGGAAAGCCAATTCATCAAAAAAAACTAAATGAAAAAATTCCGTCGCCGGGACTTGAACCCGGGTCTCTCGGGTGAGAGCCGAGTATCCTAACCACCTAGACTACGACGGATTTGTGGTTGTATCTATTCCGAAACTTATAAATACTGTAGATATTCATCACAAAGTTAATTAGCACGTACTATCTGAATGTCATGCGCATCCTTGCATACGAGAGATGTAACACTAATTACTGAATGCACTCACCCACAACGTTGCCACGTATTGACGTATGTGTACACACGTATGAGCATGACATGCGCATCCTTGCATAAGAGATATGTAGGTAGCCGAATGGTTTTTGCGTTGACACTTCGCATGCACCAAAATTGCTTGCAGCTTAATATATGTTAATGTACTTGTGCGATCGGCAAGGAGATGTCCGCACTCTCCATGGCCTCACCACATCTCCAATCGTACAGATCTTGGACGTATATCAACTACTTTCTCCGTTGGAAAGAAAAACGTATGTCATGTTGCACCGAAAATGGCTTCAAGATATTGCATTGACCTTCAAATTATTGCAAGCATGTTGCCTCACAAAATCTAGTACTCCTTTCTTTCTAAATAGTCAAGTTGAGAAAGTTTGTACGGATGCAAATTCGGGAAAGACTCAAATTTGGTTGTTAATTAGTGGTAACATGTTGGTTGTTGTTCGTGTCTACTTTTACCATCTGGCAACCCAAATACAAGGTTTCTTAATAAAATATATATGTAAACCCTGTTTGTATTCATCATACAAATGTCTTGTTATATTGATCTTACACAGTCTTTCATATAGAACAGCGCCAAGCATGAAAaatgatgatcaagacattcataTTCAGGGCCTCAACTGATCAGATCATGAATATGGAAAATGTAGTATCATGATGTCACTCTATGTTGCATATTGTGTGAATACAAAGAACGCTAGATTGCTTGTGAGAACATATGAATCTTTCCAAAATATCGGAGTCAATGAAGATTTTCCTTTAAAATGTAGTTCAActtttttccaaaataaaaatattATATGGAGATATATCATCCTGCAAATCGAACAACCTGCACAATAGTAAAAAAACCCGAAGGACTAAAAACATCCTGAAATCCCTTGAATCAAAGGGACACTTCCGCTCTGCCACAAACCCATGATTATCTTGCTAGCAATATCATGCGTGTAAGCCTCAAGATTTATGTTAAGGAAGTTGCCTATGATGTTTTAACATTTCTAGTCAAAAGACTGAAATATCAAAATTTTGAACAATTCGCGCCGTCCGGCGATTTCGCGCCTTTTATTGCTTCTCTCTTCCTTTGTTTCCTCTTATGCTTTCCGCAACGAAATCGGATTTGATCACCAAAGAATTTTGATGGAACTGAAAGTTCATCACAAGACTTCATCACATATATAGCACAGTTCCCTTTTCAagaactccctccgattcatattaactgactgaTTTATTGATGTACATATCATAATTTACAGTTACAGAACAAGAACACAGGCATGACCAGATCAGTCTGGTCTTTATTCGGACCCTAGACATCCATGGCTAATTAGTGCACTGCAATATAGGACGGCACGCCATGATCACACATATAGTAAACCGAACAGCTACACCTTTGGAGGTgtagccgccatggccgccaaTGTCTTCATCCACTGTTCGTCGTCCTGCATGAGAATGGCCATCACCTCAGCGATCTGTTCGACGGTGAGCAGGTCGATTGGAGCAAGAAGGTCATACATGTCGCCGTAATCCTCGCTGCTGCCACCTTGTTGATGATAGTAatcagcggcgccaccaccacctgcgGCGCCGGCGTTCACCATAGCCTGATATGCGACAGGTCCAGCAGTTGCTGGCGCGGGCACGTGGTGCTGAGCGACGAGGGCGTAGAGCTGGAGGGCGTGCGTCTCGGCGATGGCCTTGATGTTGGCGCCGGTGAGCCTGGCGCGCCTCTCCTCGGAGATGTCGGGGCGCGGCGCGGCGGGGAAGTTGTAGTAGCGCGTCGGCGGCGGGGTGTGGCCGTAGAAGCAGAAGAGCGTGGCGTCGTAGGCGAGCGCCGCCTCCTCGGGGTGGTTGAACGTGCCCAGCCACAGCCTGGCGCGGGTGTACGGCACGCGGATCTCCGCCGCCCAACGGCCCCACGGCCGCTGCCGCACGCCCCGAAGCCCCAGGTTCTTGGGCGCCcccaccggcaccggcaccggcgccGGCGGGTTCGAGCGCGCACCGCGGCTGCCGGCTTCCTCCCTCATCATCGCAGCCCAGTTCAACTCCATGCAGGAGCACCTGCAAGAAAGACACTCGTGCGCGGTGAGGAAGGAGAGAGCACAGTGTGGTGTGTGTCTGTGTGATGTGCAAGGGGAGGGGCAGTACGTACGGTTTTTAAAGCGGAgcgacgacgccgacgagcgGACACGTACGCCGCGCGCCGCTCGCATGCACTACTCACTCATGAGGGGAACGTGCCTTCTATCTGTGCGTCGACCTTGGTAGGTTTACATTGTAAGATTGCCCCTTACACCCACCTTTTTTTTATGAAGTCAATCCATATTTTTGTATATCAAAATTTAAAGAGAAAATTGAATATTTGAGCCCCCAACTATACGAGAAGTGAAAGTTTAGTCCTAGTTTTTTTTTACCCGAACAGAATGGAACCTGAACTTCAAAAACTATCAACGAAGTTAATCCATACTTGTATCTTTGAAAATTGATGGAGGAAGTACATATTTCTCTCTCCTATTGTACAAGAAGTGTGAATTTGATCCATGGATTTTAAAACTTG contains the following coding sequences:
- the LOC124696499 gene encoding putative L-ascorbate peroxidase 6 isoform X2; this encodes MELANVPHLASSSSFFFSSCTCRGRRTGPGAITVFAAGSRCSADSACSEPIEQQNVDPLSVASSPANTHRYRRRDFAAVALLPFLLPNVDMASAVELYDGSIIQNGVRNVLTKVKAAGVLRLVFHDAGTFDVGDKSGGMNGSIIYEVDRPENTGLSKPLKILRKAKEGIDQVQQVSWADLIAVAGAEAVALCGGPEIPVRLGRLDSSTADPAGKLPEETLDIVALKTSFSKKGFSVQEMVVLSGAHTIGGKGFGNPNGFDNTYFKILLEKPQPTSSGMPIGLPTDWALTKDDECLRWINIYAEDQDKFFADFRDAYTKLVNSGASWRTA
- the LOC124696499 gene encoding putative L-ascorbate peroxidase 6 isoform X1 — its product is MELANVPHLASSSSFFFSSCTCRVLCYRGRRTGPGAITVFAAGSRCSADSACSEPIEQQNVDPLSVASSPANTHRYRRRDFAAVALLPFLLPNVDMASAVELYDGSIIQNGVRNVLTKVKAAGVLRLVFHDAGTFDVGDKSGGMNGSIIYEVDRPENTGLSKPLKILRKAKEGIDQVQQVSWADLIAVAGAEAVALCGGPEIPVRLGRLDSSTADPAGKLPEETLDIVALKTSFSKKGFSVQEMVVLSGAHTIGGKGFGNPNGFDNTYFKILLEKPQPTSSGMPIGLPTDWALTKDDECLRWINIYAEDQDKFFADFRDAYTKLVNSGASWRTA
- the LOC124677783 gene encoding uncharacterized protein LOC124677783, which encodes MRPTAATRPSVFLAARHQPPIPTSSRAAAGAVAAVDPCKQFKNKQKRTFRSWRAASAGSSNGGGDEYGTGKSVSTVAATPGRRRARLSARRRESIRLLDVLPDQGGAADGIGIGEFLRHPAGVESLLNTRALQSFAPVEPESGPAGTFRCTLQPMGFLGFQVAPVLDLRVAPTRDDCTVEMLSCRFEGSDSIEQQNELFSAVMRNHITWGDNGEQEPCLDIDVNLEVTLEVYTKPFSLLPLSAVEKPGNLLMQGLLDRLVPLLGEQLLKDYHSWVQQQPRSSS